A portion of the Algisphaera agarilytica genome contains these proteins:
- a CDS encoding tetratricopeptide repeat protein — protein MFYRSCCIAVLLSGALLLASCASDPSRDPGSASGDASLSSEPIRLTDVPPPPGVPAATLTPFNDTQMGLAQLSRAEVLDSLATPAYLENLGQTPEERNIEPPLAAQKFYAAGRQALLENDNFRAVQQLEKALRLSPGEPKILKSLAEAWTRSGNRVSASNFYRQAVAADPTDLNSLFMLGRFALDERRWDQAVINLDAALQLAEPDYENADAKADPEAAHLIRYYLANALNQAGHSRAAAEMFDAYLTDRPRLSALTPYTREIAVLGNQRGETLMLVGDLYHRLNEPRTAWQAYSAAAEVGVLNPDTLLRRLLYTRLRLGQTRAAQELVTQAVADSQGNAKSLALIPYAVQQGVSAEALSAQLTALYEDRGRPASLALAMADVLPPDVAAPLLQQHLAEHPDDDMVFGRLLALLLGDAPSDENRQQAVAATINAMSASPDLAEAYADQLLANTDQPAALSAFLPEPPTSASLTLRGKLFLADAQTDEAFASFSQALELDPEADLARFELAALQLQRGQIEEAEALLEPLADSNHPRVTMLRVQALTQTGKTEEALTLINEVLRRTPPGSPLMLDKADLQLRLGRVQEAERTLLDALNARPTDEAIYEALLDIYSQNGNMIRNYQRLVRRMVDTIPNARITRLIQLETLIANRQYPQALALMDTLEPTGKDRLLLQRLRLEALIGTNQGDAVSSLIDQHLAEASAAQVAPSEEMLTLAVRYFTRRGEQDKALQLELTRWENAPPSTQRSGTLASIYFLQERYADAVKVTQEAFDQGLADNDPLQMMVLLVNSLFELERFEDAEQHVKDITKKFPDLGGEPAMFLAVIYEQRGDTEASRRVMEEALEDFPDHAGLNNSLGYGLANEGIRLDDAERMVARAVAAEPDVSAYLDSMGWVFYKKAEFERALEWLERSLKADSGNHPVIIDHLGDTYYRLDRPAEAVRMWNRAQQVMMADGYESMDPEEADLPERLNNKINAVAQDQPAPVADLGEGVEIPVQPELPDTPEALPTTPENPAAEPVLPAVDLPSEEAAPTAP, from the coding sequence ATGTTCTATCGAAGTTGTTGCATTGCTGTGTTGCTTTCCGGGGCCCTGCTGCTGGCGTCCTGCGCCTCCGACCCCTCCAGAGACCCGGGCTCGGCGTCCGGCGATGCATCGCTCTCGTCCGAGCCGATCCGCCTGACCGACGTGCCCCCGCCGCCCGGCGTCCCCGCCGCGACGCTGACTCCGTTCAACGACACCCAGATGGGCCTCGCCCAGCTCTCTCGGGCGGAAGTCCTCGATTCACTGGCCACGCCCGCTTACCTCGAAAACCTTGGCCAAACGCCGGAAGAGCGAAATATCGAACCCCCGCTGGCCGCGCAGAAGTTCTACGCGGCGGGCCGGCAAGCCCTGTTGGAAAACGACAACTTCCGGGCGGTGCAGCAGCTCGAAAAGGCGCTCCGCCTTTCGCCGGGTGAGCCGAAGATCCTCAAGTCGTTGGCCGAGGCGTGGACCCGCTCGGGCAACCGGGTTTCCGCCTCCAACTTCTACCGCCAGGCGGTCGCCGCCGACCCGACAGACCTCAACAGCCTGTTCATGCTCGGCCGGTTTGCGCTCGACGAACGCCGCTGGGACCAGGCGGTGATCAATCTCGACGCGGCGCTGCAACTCGCCGAACCCGACTACGAAAACGCCGACGCCAAAGCCGACCCGGAAGCGGCCCACCTCATCCGCTACTACCTCGCCAACGCGCTCAACCAGGCGGGGCACAGCCGAGCCGCGGCGGAGATGTTCGACGCCTACCTCACCGACCGCCCGAGGCTCTCGGCCCTGACGCCCTACACCCGCGAGATCGCGGTGCTCGGCAACCAGCGCGGCGAGACGCTCATGCTCGTCGGCGACCTGTACCACCGCCTCAACGAGCCGCGCACCGCCTGGCAGGCCTACTCCGCCGCCGCGGAGGTGGGGGTGCTCAACCCCGACACGTTGCTCCGTCGGTTGCTCTACACCCGTTTGCGTCTGGGACAGACGCGGGCGGCCCAGGAACTGGTCACCCAGGCGGTCGCCGATTCGCAGGGCAACGCCAAGTCGCTCGCCTTGATTCCCTATGCCGTGCAACAAGGCGTGTCGGCCGAGGCGCTGTCGGCTCAACTCACTGCGCTCTACGAAGACCGCGGCCGCCCCGCGTCTTTGGCCCTGGCGATGGCCGATGTCCTGCCCCCCGATGTCGCCGCCCCGCTGCTGCAGCAACACCTGGCAGAACACCCCGACGATGACATGGTGTTTGGACGCTTGTTAGCGCTGTTGCTGGGCGACGCCCCTTCGGATGAAAACCGTCAGCAAGCCGTGGCCGCGACGATCAATGCGATGTCGGCCTCGCCCGATCTCGCGGAAGCCTACGCCGACCAACTGCTGGCCAACACCGATCAGCCCGCGGCACTGTCGGCGTTCTTGCCCGAGCCGCCGACCTCGGCCTCGCTCACGCTGCGGGGGAAACTCTTCCTGGCCGATGCGCAGACCGACGAGGCTTTCGCGTCGTTCAGCCAAGCCCTCGAACTCGACCCCGAAGCCGACCTCGCGCGTTTTGAGTTGGCGGCGTTGCAGCTCCAGCGTGGACAGATCGAAGAGGCCGAGGCCTTGCTCGAACCACTCGCCGATTCCAACCATCCGCGGGTGACGATGCTTCGCGTCCAGGCCCTGACCCAGACGGGCAAGACCGAAGAGGCCCTGACGCTGATCAACGAGGTGCTACGCCGCACCCCGCCCGGCAGCCCGCTGATGCTCGACAAGGCCGACCTGCAACTCCGGCTTGGCCGTGTCCAGGAAGCCGAGCGCACCCTGCTGGACGCGCTCAACGCCCGGCCGACCGACGAAGCGATCTACGAAGCGTTGCTGGATATCTACAGCCAAAACGGCAACATGATCCGCAACTACCAGCGTCTGGTCCGGCGCATGGTGGACACCATCCCCAACGCGCGGATCACCCGCCTGATCCAGTTGGAAACCCTGATCGCCAACCGGCAATACCCCCAGGCCCTGGCCCTCATGGACACGCTCGAACCCACTGGAAAAGACCGCTTGCTGCTGCAGCGCCTTCGTCTCGAAGCCTTGATCGGCACGAATCAAGGCGACGCCGTGTCGTCGCTGATCGATCAGCACCTCGCCGAGGCCAGCGCCGCGCAGGTCGCCCCGAGCGAGGAGATGCTCACGCTCGCGGTTCGCTATTTCACCCGCAGAGGCGAGCAGGACAAAGCCCTGCAACTCGAACTCACCCGTTGGGAAAACGCCCCGCCCAGCACGCAGCGCAGCGGCACCCTGGCCAGTATCTACTTCCTGCAGGAGCGTTACGCCGACGCGGTCAAGGTGACCCAGGAAGCGTTTGACCAGGGCCTCGCCGACAACGATCCGTTGCAGATGATGGTGTTGCTGGTCAACTCGCTGTTCGAGTTGGAGCGTTTCGAAGACGCCGAGCAACACGTCAAAGACATCACCAAGAAGTTCCCCGACCTCGGTGGCGAACCCGCGATGTTCCTGGCGGTGATCTACGAGCAACGCGGCGACACCGAGGCGTCGCGCCGCGTGATGGAAGAAGCCCTCGAAGACTTTCCCGACCACGCCGGGCTCAACAACTCGCTGGGTTACGGCCTGGCGAACGAAGGGATCCGGTTGGACGACGCCGAGCGGATGGTCGCCCGCGCGGTCGCCGCCGAACCCGACGTCTCGGCGTACCTCGACTCGATGGGCTGGGTGTTTTACAAGAAAGCCGAGTTCGAACGTGCTCTGGAGTGGCTGGAGCGGAGCCTGAAGGCCGACAGCGGCAACCACCCGGTCATCATCGATCACCTGGGTGACACGTACTACCGCCTGGACCGCCCCGCCGAGGCCGTGCGCATGTGGAACCGTGCCCAACAGGTCATGATGGCGGACGGCTACGAGTCGATGGACCCCGAAGAAGCCGACCTGCCCGAGCGTCTGAACAACAAGATCAACGCGGTCGCCCAGGACCAACCCGCCCCCGTTGCGGACCTCGGCGAGGGCGTCGAAATCCCGGTCCAACCCGAATTGCCCGACACGCCCGAAGCGCTGCCGACCACCCCCGAAAACCCTGCCGCCGAGCCGGTGCTACCTGCCGTAGACCTGCCCTCCGAAGAAGCGGCTCCAACAGCCCCGTAA
- a CDS encoding tetratricopeptide repeat protein, with translation MPWMFRGLLAVLLVLGHGHIVAQEEAAKFDFAAVFEGKTLDPAAIPPDVPVFLDKLNDALRRHDANAVAALFDSDAWLQQVRHAYPNIDIDQPVWQAVKEQTPHIFGQNLTIPQANMAWVRGEIKAINQTHVANGFSVTMRHWDSDGISSKNILDLVRTPEGLRFYDLTQLDLGWRWSDLFAASIAVAELDRPGTQQSLVMMYGGVQALAEGNAELALQQLERVNLELLPASLRPMALTSLCETHYNLGNLDAALGHVTESLTLYPEHPQPLAHLYRAICLIELDRPDEALVEAKHYAEQVGMDADVWVVVADAYFLQGRHETGLASYAKALDDDPQHYEALLYYIYYLDDDRKAEFRPRYEAVDNRSEIGALLAEDLEWLEAPEALAALCAMHRELHPDDTWPADYE, from the coding sequence ATGCCATGGATGTTTCGGGGCTTGCTGGCCGTGCTGCTCGTTCTGGGCCATGGCCATATCGTCGCCCAAGAGGAAGCGGCCAAGTTTGATTTCGCGGCGGTCTTCGAGGGCAAGACACTAGACCCGGCTGCGATTCCTCCCGATGTTCCGGTCTTTCTCGACAAGTTGAACGATGCGCTACGCCGCCACGATGCCAACGCGGTCGCCGCGCTCTTCGACTCCGACGCCTGGCTTCAGCAGGTGCGCCACGCCTACCCCAATATCGATATCGATCAACCGGTTTGGCAAGCGGTCAAAGAACAAACACCCCACATCTTTGGTCAAAACCTCACCATCCCTCAGGCCAATATGGCTTGGGTCCGTGGCGAGATCAAAGCCATCAACCAGACGCACGTCGCCAACGGTTTCTCGGTCACGATGCGTCACTGGGACTCAGATGGCATCTCGTCAAAGAACATCCTCGATCTGGTCCGCACCCCCGAGGGCCTGCGTTTCTACGATCTGACTCAACTCGACCTGGGCTGGCGTTGGTCCGACCTCTTCGCGGCCTCGATCGCGGTGGCCGAACTCGATCGCCCCGGCACACAGCAGTCCCTCGTGATGATGTACGGCGGCGTGCAGGCCCTGGCGGAAGGCAACGCTGAGCTCGCCCTGCAGCAATTAGAGCGGGTCAATCTTGAGCTCCTGCCCGCCTCGCTTCGACCGATGGCCCTGACCAGCCTGTGCGAAACGCACTACAACCTCGGCAATCTGGATGCGGCTCTGGGCCACGTCACCGAGTCGCTGACGCTTTACCCCGAGCACCCGCAGCCTTTGGCCCACCTGTATCGCGCCATATGCCTGATCGAACTGGATCGACCGGACGAAGCTTTAGTCGAGGCCAAGCACTACGCCGAACAAGTGGGTATGGACGCCGACGTCTGGGTGGTGGTGGCTGACGCCTACTTCCTGCAGGGCCGTCACGAGACCGGCCTGGCCAGCTACGCCAAGGCGTTAGACGACGATCCACAACATTACGAAGCGCTGCTGTATTACATCTATTACCTCGACGACGACCGAAAGGCCGAGTTTCGACCGCGTTACGAGGCGGTCGATAACCGTTCCGAGATCGGGGCCCTGCTCGCCGAAGACCTCGAATGGTTGGAAGCCCCCGAAGCCTTGGCGGCCCTGTGTGCGATGCATCGCGAACTCCACCCCGACGACACGTGGCCCGCGGATTACGAATGA
- a CDS encoding CDP-alcohol phosphatidyltransferase family protein, with the protein MQDTPPHPEYEVRDRRPMPPREWAVMRWLTNLAIRLGLSANAVSVLSVVFASLGAAATVFTYSAEGFAQRALWFIGAAGVELRAFCNLLDGMVAVETQTASPVGELYNEVPDRISDVLMLVGLGYAAGSTPELGWAAAAAAVFVAYVRAQAAVSGAGQDYGGLMSKPVRMQLVAVVCLFMAFSPEAWQLPFWGPKEVGPKLTWPTWGVLQGVLWIVLIGCVVTSIGRLHRASRRLHKGVA; encoded by the coding sequence ATGCAGGACACCCCACCCCACCCGGAATATGAAGTGCGTGACCGCCGGCCGATGCCGCCGCGGGAGTGGGCGGTGATGCGCTGGCTCACCAACCTAGCGATCAGGCTGGGGCTGTCGGCGAACGCAGTTTCGGTATTGAGCGTGGTGTTTGCCAGCCTCGGAGCCGCCGCCACGGTTTTTACCTACAGCGCCGAAGGGTTTGCGCAGCGGGCACTTTGGTTCATAGGGGCTGCGGGTGTGGAGCTCCGGGCGTTCTGCAATCTGCTGGACGGGATGGTGGCGGTGGAGACGCAGACCGCGTCGCCGGTGGGGGAGTTGTACAACGAGGTGCCCGACCGTATCTCAGATGTGTTGATGCTGGTGGGGCTGGGTTACGCGGCGGGATCAACGCCGGAGCTGGGATGGGCGGCGGCAGCAGCGGCGGTGTTCGTCGCCTACGTTCGGGCACAAGCGGCGGTGTCGGGGGCTGGTCAGGATTACGGAGGCTTGATGAGTAAACCCGTGCGTATGCAATTGGTCGCGGTGGTGTGCTTGTTCATGGCGTTTTCACCCGAGGCGTGGCAACTCCCGTTCTGGGGGCCGAAGGAAGTTGGCCCCAAGCTGACATGGCCGACTTGGGGGGTGTTGCAAGGCGTGCTGTGGATCGTGTTGATCGGATGTGTCGTGACGTCGATCGGTCGGCTGCATCGCGCTTCGCGCCGTCTACATAAAGGAGTGGCGTGA
- a CDS encoding lysophospholipid acyltransferase family protein, producing MRDFDLQPAKDLGLPEAERAKSLQREPGLVSLLASHAWWGVVRVYLKLFHRLAIEGRQHLPAEPPFVLVANHSSHLDALALAAALPARHRRYVFPISAGDVFFETKFATAFSALCLNALPMWRKNAGRHAMGQLRERLAAGDAGFILFPEGTRSPDGVMKKFRAGVGMLVAGTDVPIVPCYIDGAYHALPKGSAVPRPRTLKVTIGPPLRFADQANDKAGWSAVSEQLHGAVEDLRP from the coding sequence ATGCGAGACTTCGACCTCCAACCCGCCAAGGACCTGGGCCTGCCCGAAGCCGAACGTGCGAAGAGTCTGCAGCGCGAGCCGGGGTTGGTCTCGTTGCTGGCGAGCCACGCGTGGTGGGGCGTGGTCCGGGTCTACTTGAAGTTGTTCCATCGGCTGGCGATCGAGGGGCGGCAGCACCTGCCCGCCGAGCCGCCGTTCGTGTTGGTGGCCAACCACAGCAGCCACCTCGACGCGCTGGCCCTCGCCGCCGCGTTGCCGGCCAGGCACCGGCGGTACGTCTTTCCGATCTCAGCAGGCGACGTGTTTTTTGAAACCAAGTTCGCCACCGCGTTCTCGGCCCTCTGCCTCAACGCGTTACCCATGTGGCGGAAGAACGCCGGCCGACACGCCATGGGCCAACTCCGCGAACGACTCGCCGCGGGCGATGCGGGCTTCATCCTCTTCCCCGAAGGCACCCGCAGCCCCGACGGCGTCATGAAAAAATTCCGTGCCGGGGTGGGCATGCTCGTCGCCGGCACCGACGTGCCGATCGTTCCTTGCTATATAGATGGCGCGTACCACGCCCTGCCTAAGGGGTCGGCGGTTCCGCGTCCGAGGACACTGAAAGTAACGATCGGCCCACCGTTACGATTTGCTGACCAAGCCAACGACAAAGCCGGCTGGAGCGCAGTCTCTGAACAACTCCATGGAGCCGTGGAAGATTTGAGGCCGTAG
- a CDS encoding DUF1569 domain-containing protein gives MAVDVKQADRRELHFDSLDEVLAEAQTFTEQSTSTGNWSPAQNIYHVAFAIGMLNHGVDLKIPLPMKLFGRTLKLFGAHVKPFNPGIKPPQKVADAFAPPADVTLADAVQKLRDEVAYANEHGMNHPSPLFGKLTPDEAIKLNCRHAELHFGFIHPAAS, from the coding sequence ATGGCCGTAGATGTCAAGCAAGCCGATCGTCGCGAACTGCATTTCGATTCCCTCGACGAAGTCCTGGCCGAGGCCCAGACGTTCACCGAGCAATCGACCTCGACCGGCAACTGGTCACCCGCCCAGAACATCTACCACGTTGCCTTCGCCATCGGCATGCTCAACCACGGCGTCGACCTGAAGATCCCGCTGCCCATGAAACTCTTCGGCCGCACCCTCAAGCTCTTCGGGGCCCACGTCAAACCCTTCAACCCCGGGATCAAGCCGCCCCAGAAAGTCGCCGACGCCTTCGCCCCGCCCGCCGACGTGACGTTGGCAGACGCGGTACAGAAGCTGCGCGATGAGGTCGCCTACGCCAACGAGCACGGCATGAATCACCCCAGCCCGCTCTTTGGCAAGCTCACCCCCGACGAAGCGATCAAACTCAACTGCCGCCACGCCGAGCTTCATTTCGGCTTCATCCACCCGGCCGCGTCCTAG
- a CDS encoding phosphatidate cytidylyltransferase: MDPVSRARLFGVSDVFDWPITLWGTVVVAALLVFSPLLVLLLSRAGKIDADLRKELMLRCGSWAVIAPALLVPVLLGAAWWIGMMFVLSALCLREFGRITGVFREPMVMGAAYLGLLALYFAILDNWYTMFAAVTPITAVLILAAAILSDRPSGYVQRVALGILGFALFGTGLGHLAFFANDAQYRPMLFIIIAAVQGNDVFAYLCGKTMGKRRLCPNTSPNKTVAGAVGAVVCTTTLVVCLGHFVVADGMQVWRLHLLAAGVLLSIAGQMGDLVLSSVKRDIGIKDTGTILPGHGGLLDRFDSLLLASPVIFYFVAYFRGIGLDQPARVLTGG, encoded by the coding sequence ATGGACCCGGTCAGCCGAGCCCGCTTGTTTGGGGTGAGTGATGTGTTTGATTGGCCGATCACGTTGTGGGGCACGGTGGTGGTCGCGGCGTTGCTGGTTTTCTCGCCGTTGTTGGTGTTGCTGTTGTCCAGGGCGGGGAAGATCGACGCGGACTTGCGCAAGGAGCTGATGCTGCGTTGCGGGTCGTGGGCGGTGATCGCCCCAGCGCTCTTGGTGCCGGTGCTGCTCGGCGCGGCGTGGTGGATCGGGATGATGTTTGTGTTGTCGGCCCTCTGCTTGCGTGAATTCGGGCGGATCACCGGCGTGTTCCGCGAACCGATGGTCATGGGCGCGGCCTACCTCGGACTGCTCGCCTTGTATTTCGCGATCCTGGACAACTGGTACACGATGTTCGCCGCGGTGACGCCGATCACTGCGGTGCTGATCCTCGCGGCGGCGATCCTCAGCGATCGGCCGTCGGGGTACGTCCAGCGCGTGGCGCTGGGTATCCTCGGCTTCGCGTTGTTCGGGACGGGGCTCGGCCACCTCGCGTTCTTTGCCAACGACGCCCAGTACCGCCCGATGCTGTTCATCATCATCGCCGCGGTACAGGGCAACGACGTCTTCGCCTACCTGTGCGGCAAGACGATGGGCAAACGCAGGCTCTGCCCGAACACGAGCCCAAACAAGACGGTGGCGGGCGCGGTCGGGGCGGTGGTGTGCACGACGACGCTGGTCGTATGCCTGGGGCATTTTGTGGTCGCCGACGGCATGCAGGTGTGGCGGCTGCACCTGCTGGCGGCGGGCGTGCTGCTGAGCATCGCTGGGCAGATGGGCGACTTGGTGTTGTCGTCGGTGAAGCGCGATATCGGGATCAAGGACACCGGGACGATCCTGCCGGGTCACGGCGGGTTGCTTGACCGATTCGACAGCCTGCTACTCGCCTCACCGGTGATTTTCTATTTTGTGGCGTACTTCCGGGGAATCGGCTTGGATCAGCCGGCGCGGGTGCTGACGGGTGGGTAG
- the hisG gene encoding ATP phosphoribosyltransferase, which translates to MTTDPSKLRLGIPKGSLQDPTVDLFYRSGYRINVSSRSYYPEIDDPGMSAMMFRSQEMSRYVEDGVIDFGICGHDWVVENNSDVHEVCELEYSRATSNPIRWVLAVPEESDIHKPEDLAGGIIATELKQTVKRYFEGKNIPIKKIEFSWGATEVKARLIDGIVDCTETGSSLRANKLRVLDTLLTSTTRMIANHDAWADPAKREKIEDIALLLQGAISAKSQVGLKLNVPRAKLDAVLAQMPSAQSPTVNELADKDWVAVEVIVDRTVERELVPKLSRAGGQAIFSYPLNKIIP; encoded by the coding sequence ATGACCACCGATCCCTCCAAACTCCGACTCGGCATCCCCAAAGGCTCGCTCCAGGACCCCACCGTCGACCTGTTCTATCGGTCCGGCTACCGCATCAACGTGTCCAGCCGGTCGTACTACCCCGAGATCGACGACCCGGGCATGTCCGCGATGATGTTCCGCTCTCAGGAGATGTCACGCTACGTCGAAGACGGCGTGATCGACTTCGGCATCTGCGGCCACGACTGGGTCGTGGAAAACAACAGCGACGTCCACGAGGTCTGCGAACTCGAATACTCCCGCGCCACGTCCAACCCCATCCGCTGGGTCCTGGCGGTGCCCGAGGAGTCGGACATCCACAAGCCCGAGGACCTCGCCGGCGGCATCATCGCCACCGAACTCAAGCAAACCGTCAAGCGGTACTTCGAGGGCAAGAACATCCCGATCAAGAAGATCGAGTTCTCCTGGGGCGCGACCGAAGTCAAGGCCCGACTGATCGACGGCATCGTCGACTGCACCGAGACCGGCTCGTCGCTGCGGGCCAACAAGCTGCGCGTCCTCGACACGCTGCTCACCTCGACCACGCGGATGATCGCCAACCACGACGCCTGGGCCGACCCCGCCAAGCGGGAAAAGATCGAAGACATCGCGCTGCTGCTGCAGGGCGCGATTTCCGCCAAGAGCCAAGTCGGCCTCAAGCTCAACGTGCCCCGTGCCAAGCTCGACGCCGTCCTCGCCCAGATGCCCTCGGCCCAGTCGCCGACGGTCAACGAACTGGCGGACAAGGACTGGGTGGCGGTGGAAGTGATCGTGGACCGCACGGTCGAACGCGAACTGGTGCCCAAGCTCTCCCGGGCCGGTGGCCAGGCGATCTTCAGCTACCCGCTGAACAAGATCATCCCCTGA
- the gyrB gene encoding DNA topoisomerase (ATP-hydrolyzing) subunit B yields the protein MQDGTPPDADTSVNPTSDSPADTGYSEDSISVLEGLAAVRKRPAMYVGGTDSRGLHHLVWETVDNSIDEALAGHCDDIQVTLKADNSIVVVDNGRGIPVGAYKHENPNLNGKPTVEIVMTVLHAGGKFDSNSYKVSGGLHGVGVSCVNALAEWLEVEVARDGKLHHMSFIRGETNEQLKQIGTRDATGTKIHWRPDREIFGDLTHDYPTIANRLRERAYLNPGIKLTIEDERSIDQGGVADGGKKETFKFDDGIIEMVRHLNSAKTSLHEPIAVNSESEDGQLICDVALQYVDSYSENLICFANNINTPDGGTHLSGFKTALTRTLNNYAKSNGVLKGNGPSPSGDDWREGLVAVISVKIPDPQFEGQTKGKLLNPEVEGLVSSAMGEALNNWTEENPADAKKICMKAVMAAEAREAARKARDLTRRKGALDSGGLPGKLYDCTSKNVEESEIYLVEGDSAGGSAKGGRDHNTQAILPLKGKILNVEKARLDKILGFEEIRTIIQALNCGIGADDFDVSKLRYGKIIIMTDADVDGSHIRTLLLTFFFRQMPELIKQGRVFIAQPPLYQVLRGKKSEYVLNERRMQTVLGGLGLDDSELVVFANHDTADRAEVARITGDDLGKVLEALTQLDDLVEIVKRRGLTLAELLAMREQDPDSEGRLPTLQINIPADETSNGLTGSHFFWSEDQEEAFREQNNLIVEDPDLPADDHALKPGQRVVVRRELHEVADLEKVFAKLEALGLDISDYFIKPVATVTGAMAPTKFDLVAKASSDSPKITPLVNLAEIAPAILDAGRTGLEVKRFKGLGEMDAEQLWDTTMNPENRTLLRVTWDAASEAENLFSVLMGEHVEPRRKYIEDHALEVKNLDV from the coding sequence ATGCAAGATGGCACCCCGCCCGACGCCGACACGAGCGTCAACCCCACCAGCGATTCGCCCGCCGACACCGGCTACTCCGAAGACAGTATTTCCGTTCTCGAAGGCCTCGCCGCCGTCCGCAAACGCCCGGCCATGTACGTCGGCGGCACCGACTCCCGCGGCCTGCACCACCTGGTCTGGGAAACCGTCGATAACTCCATCGACGAAGCCCTCGCCGGCCACTGCGACGACATCCAGGTCACCCTCAAGGCCGACAACTCCATCGTCGTGGTCGACAACGGCCGCGGCATCCCCGTCGGTGCCTACAAACACGAAAACCCCAACCTCAACGGCAAGCCCACCGTTGAGATCGTCATGACCGTGCTCCACGCCGGCGGCAAGTTCGACTCGAACTCCTACAAAGTCTCCGGCGGCCTCCACGGCGTGGGCGTGTCCTGCGTCAACGCGCTGGCCGAATGGCTCGAGGTCGAAGTCGCACGGGACGGCAAGCTGCACCACATGTCGTTTATCCGCGGCGAGACCAACGAACAGCTCAAGCAGATCGGTACCCGCGACGCCACCGGCACCAAGATTCACTGGCGCCCCGACCGCGAGATCTTCGGCGACCTCACCCACGACTACCCCACCATCGCCAACCGTCTGCGCGAGCGCGCCTACCTGAACCCCGGCATCAAGCTCACCATCGAGGACGAGCGCAGCATCGATCAGGGCGGCGTGGCCGACGGCGGCAAGAAAGAAACCTTCAAGTTCGACGACGGCATCATCGAGATGGTCCGCCACCTCAACTCCGCCAAGACCAGCCTGCACGAGCCCATCGCAGTCAACAGCGAATCGGAAGACGGCCAGCTCATCTGCGACGTCGCGCTGCAGTACGTCGACAGCTACAGCGAAAACCTCATCTGCTTTGCCAACAACATCAACACCCCCGACGGCGGCACCCACCTCTCGGGCTTCAAGACCGCACTAACTCGCACGCTCAACAACTACGCCAAGTCCAACGGCGTGCTCAAGGGCAACGGCCCCTCCCCCTCCGGCGACGACTGGCGCGAAGGCCTGGTCGCGGTGATCTCGGTGAAGATCCCCGACCCGCAGTTCGAGGGCCAGACCAAAGGCAAGCTGCTCAACCCCGAGGTCGAGGGCCTGGTGAGCTCGGCCATGGGCGAAGCGCTCAACAACTGGACCGAAGAAAACCCCGCCGACGCCAAGAAGATCTGCATGAAGGCAGTCATGGCCGCTGAGGCCCGCGAAGCCGCCCGCAAGGCCCGTGACCTCACCCGCCGTAAGGGCGCGCTCGACTCCGGAGGCCTGCCCGGCAAGCTCTACGACTGCACCAGCAAGAACGTCGAGGAATCCGAGATCTACCTAGTCGAAGGCGACTCCGCCGGCGGCTCGGCCAAGGGCGGACGCGACCATAACACCCAGGCCATCCTCCCGCTCAAGGGTAAGATCCTCAACGTCGAAAAAGCCCGCCTCGACAAGATCCTGGGCTTCGAGGAAATCCGCACGATCATCCAGGCGCTCAACTGCGGCATCGGCGCGGACGACTTCGACGTGTCGAAGCTGCGTTACGGCAAGATCATCATCATGACCGACGCCGACGTCGACGGCAGCCACATCCGCACGCTGCTGCTGACGTTCTTCTTCCGGCAGATGCCCGAGCTCATCAAGCAGGGCCGGGTGTTCATCGCTCAGCCGCCGCTGTATCAGGTGTTGCGGGGTAAGAAGTCCGAGTACGTCCTCAACGAACGCCGGATGCAGACCGTGCTCGGCGGGCTCGGCCTCGACGACTCCGAACTCGTCGTCTTCGCCAACCACGACACCGCCGACCGCGCCGAAGTCGCCCGCATCACCGGCGACGACCTGGGTAAGGTGCTCGAAGCGCTCACCCAGCTCGACGACCTCGTCGAGATCGTCAAACGCCGCGGCCTGACGCTGGCCGAGCTATTGGCGATGCGTGAGCAGGACCCCGACAGCGAGGGCCGGCTGCCGACGCTGCAGATCAACATCCCCGCCGACGAAACCAGCAACGGGCTGACGGGCAGCCACTTCTTCTGGTCCGAAGATCAGGAAGAAGCTTTCCGCGAGCAGAACAACCTGATCGTCGAAGACCCCGACCTGCCTGCCGACGACCACGCCCTCAAGCCCGGCCAACGCGTGGTGGTGCGTCGCGAGCTCCATGAAGTCGCCGACCTCGAGAAGGTCTTCGCCAAGCTTGAGGCGCTGGGCCTGGACATCAGCGACTACTTCATCAAGCCCGTCGCCACGGTCACGGGTGCAATGGCCCCGACCAAGTTCGACTTGGTCGCCAAGGCCAGCAGCGACTCGCCGAAGATCACGCCGCTGGTCAACCTCGCCGAGATCGCCCCCGCCATCCTCGACGCCGGCCGCACGGGTCTGGAAGTCAAACGCTTCAAAGGCCTGGGCGAGATGGACGCCGAGCAGCTCTGGGACACGACGATGAACCCCGAGAACCGCACGCTCCTGCGGGTCACCTGGGACGCCGCCAGCGAAGCGGAGAACCTCTTCAGTGTGTTGATGGGCGAGCACGTCGAGCCCCGCCGCAAGTACATCGAAGACCACGCGCTGGAAGTGAAGAACCTGGACGTTTAA